The genomic interval CTGTTTTATATTTTTGTCATACCCGAAGTCTGTAGTCGGGTATCCAGAAGTTACTGAAAAGACTGGATTCCCGCCCAACAGACCGCGGGAATGACGGCTCTATTGTTGACTTTATACACAGACTCTATTTAAGGGCCTGTTCAGGCATTCTGAATACCAAGGTATTCCAGGGAGGAAGAGATGGTAGAAGAGAAAGAGGAGATGCAGCAGGAAAAACCCTCTGAGAAAAAACCGAAGAAGGGCAAGCTGAAGCTGCTGATTATTCTGATAGTCGCACTGACGGTACTCAGCGGAGGCGGCTTCTTTGCCTACACTAAATTCTTCAGCCATAAATCCGGCAGCAGTGCCGAGGCAAAGGATGCCGCGGCTGATGAAGAGTCTGCACTTTTCAGCCTTACACCCTTTGTCCTGAACCTCACAAACCGCGGCAGGTTTCTGAAGGTTACGATGAACCTCGAACTCACCGACAAGAAATATGAGGCAATGGCAAAGGAGAAGATAGCCCCTATACGCGATGCCATAATCACCCTGATAAGCAGCAAGACGGCCGAGTCCATCTCAACACCGGAGGGCAAGTTCCAGATGAAGGACGAACTCCTTATGAGGGCAAACGCAGCAGTAGGAAAGGATGTATTCAAGAACGTCTATTTTACGGAATTTGTGATGCAATGAACGATATACTGTCACAGGATGAAGTAGATGCCCTGCTGAAGGGCATGAAGGACGGCGACGTCGAAGCCGAGCCCAAGGAGGTCCCCGACGATATTCGCCCCTATGATCTCACCAGCCAGGAAAGGATCATCAGGGGACGGATGCCCGGCCTGGAAAACGTCAATGACAGGTTTGCCAGGCTCCTCAGGGTCTCACTCTCCAACTTTATCGGTAAGTTCATAGATATCACCGCTCAGAGCGTAACCCTCATGAAGTTCGGTGAGTTCATGAGAAACGTGCCCCTGCCGTCAAGCATAAACATATTCAGACTTAATCCGCTGAAGGGGTATGCACTGCTGATCCTCGAGGCCCCCCTTGTTTTTGCGGTTGTTGAGTATTTCTTTGGTGGTAACGGCTCCGGCTCGGTAAAAACAGAGGGGAGAAACTTCACCCCTGTCGAGCAGAGACTGATTAACAAGCTCCTTGGTATGGCCCTCAGCGACCTCGAGAGTGCATGGAATGTGATAACGGACGTTAAGACGGAGTTTACCGGATCGGAAACCAACCCGCAGTTTGTAAATATACTTTCACCCATAGACGTAATCATCAAGGTCGAGTTTCATATTGAAATGGAGACATTCACCGGTAAGCTTTACCTCGGCATTCCCTACTCACTGATTGAACCCCTCAAGGAGAAACTTCACTCCGGCATAACCGGTGAAAACGAGAGCGTGGATAACAGGTGGGTAGACCAGCTCGTTCAACTCCTCGACGACTCCCTTGTGAACATCTCCGTCGAACTCGACAGGACTGAACTGTCTATCGCAGAGATACTGAACCTGAACAAGGGGGATGTTATAACCCTCGGCAAATCGGCAGGCAGCGAACTCCGCCTTATGGTAGACGGGGTTCTGAAGTTTTACTGCCTTGCCGGCAGCCACAAGGGCAGTCAGGCGGTAAAGATCACAGGTACAATCAACAATAACCATAACAATTAGGGAAAGGAGTGATTAGATGGATAAAACCGTAGAGGAGAAACCCAACGGCAACGACCCTGAGGATGCAGGTTTTGAGGAACTGCAGAGCGAAACAAATGAGGAGAAGGCACGGGATATCAACTTCCTCCTTGATATCCCCCTCGAGGTAACGGTAGAACTGGGGAGGA from bacterium BMS3Abin08 carries:
- a CDS encoding flagellar basal body-associated protein FliL; translated protein: MVEEKEEMQQEKPSEKKPKKGKLKLLIILIVALTVLSGGGFFAYTKFFSHKSGSSAEAKDAAADEESALFSLTPFVLNLTNRGRFLKVTMNLELTDKKYEAMAKEKIAPIRDAIITLISSKTAESISTPEGKFQMKDELLMRANAAVGKDVFKNVYFTEFVMQ
- the fliM gene encoding flagellar motor switch protein FliM produces the protein MNDILSQDEVDALLKGMKDGDVEAEPKEVPDDIRPYDLTSQERIIRGRMPGLENVNDRFARLLRVSLSNFIGKFIDITAQSVTLMKFGEFMRNVPLPSSINIFRLNPLKGYALLILEAPLVFAVVEYFFGGNGSGSVKTEGRNFTPVEQRLINKLLGMALSDLESAWNVITDVKTEFTGSETNPQFVNILSPIDVIIKVEFHIEMETFTGKLYLGIPYSLIEPLKEKLHSGITGENESVDNRWVDQLVQLLDDSLVNISVELDRTELSIAEILNLNKGDVITLGKSAGSELRLMVDGVLKFYCLAGSHKGSQAVKITGTINNNHNN